A genomic region of Rhipicephalus sanguineus isolate Rsan-2018 chromosome 1, BIME_Rsan_1.4, whole genome shotgun sequence contains the following coding sequences:
- the LOC119379141 gene encoding endoribonuclease LACTB2 encodes MTTLIPKVTKLTSRIIRVLGCNPGPMTLQGTNTYIIGTGKERILLDTGEPNVPEYIETLKSVLGEQGISLEQIIVSHWHLDHVGGVDEIRRQVQPGCTVKKYAFRDDKAEHSFQYLKDGEWIRTEGASLKVIATPGHTQDHIVLYLDEEDALFSGDCILGEGSAVFEDFHSYMGSLNAILAIKPSVIYPGHGPVISDPEKKIKEYIEHRLERERQIFDCLPETDAGYKSIADIVEEIYKETPAHLHAAAARNVEHHLNKLIKDGKVVKIATENTYRRV; translated from the coding sequence ATGACGACGCTCATTCCAAAGGTAACGAAGTTGACGTCTCGCATAATTCGAGTTCTAGGATGCAACCCAGGTCCGATGACTCTGCAGGGAACTAATACGTATATTATTGGGACTGGAAAGGAGCGAATATTACTCGATACCGGAGAGCCCAATGTCCCCGAGTATATCGAGACCCTCAAAAGCGTTTTGGGAGAACAAGGCATATCGCTAGAGCAGATAATCGTTAGTCACTGGCATTTGGATCACGTTGGTGGTGTGGACGAAATACGGCGACAAGTTCAGCCTGGTTGCACCGTGAAGAAGTACGCTTTTCGTGATGACAAGGCTGAGCATTCTTTTCAGTACCTGAAGGACGGAGAGTGGATCCGCACCGAAGGAGCGTCTCTCAAGGTAATCGCCACTCCAGGCCACACGCAGGACCATATAGTGCTGTATCTGGACGAAGAAGACGCTTTGTTCAGCGGAGACTGCATATTAGGCGAAGGGTCGGCGGTGTTCGAAGACTTCCATTCCTACATGGGCTCCCTAAACGCCATTCTAGCGATTAAGCCGTCCGTTATTTATCCGGGACACGGACCTGTAATTTCAGACCCGGAGAAGAAGATAAAGGAATACATTGAGCACCGGCTTGAAAGGGAAAGACAGATTTTCGACTGCCTGCCAGAAACAGACGCTGGGTACAAATCAATCGCGGACATCGTCGAAGAGATTTACAAGGAGACGCCTGCTCATCTTCATGCAGCAGCTGCACGGAACGTGGAACATCACCTTAACAAGTTAATCAAAGACGGGAAAGTTGTGAAAATTGCCACCGAAAACACTTATCGACGGGTGTGA